Genomic window (Streptomyces sp. TG1A-60):
GATGGGTCAGGCGGTGGGCTGGGGCCAGGTGATCCAGGACTCCGGGATGTCGTCGTCCAGCCGGCGCACGTCCCGCGGCGCCAGTACCCGGGTGCGCAGCAGTTCCCGCACCGCCAGCCGCGCCACGGCGATCGCGCCGGGCGGGTTGAAGTGCGTGTTGTCCTGCTCGGTCTCGGTCCAGTTGAAGTACTTCTTCGTCTCCTCGACCCCGAGCTCCTGCCACAGCGCGATCGACAGGGCCTGGATGTCGAGCAGTGCCACGCCCTCCGCCTCGGCAAGGGCCCGCATCGCCGCCGGGTACTGGCCGTGGGTCGACCGGGCGTTGCCGTTCGCGTCGAACCTGCGGCGCTCCACGGACGTGGCCAGCACGGGGCGCGCGCCACGTGCACGGGCGCCGGCGATGTACAGCCGCAGGTGGTCCTGGTACGTCGTCCAGGGCTCGGTGTAGCGGGTGGGGTCGTCGGACTTGGCGTCGTTGTGGCCGAACTGGATCAGCAGCAGGTCGCCGGGCCGGATGGCCGCGAGGATGGCGTCGAGGCGGCCCTCGTCGACGAAGCTCTTCGAACTGCGGCCGTTCACGGCGTGGTTGGAGACCTTCAGGGGCTCGTGGAGGAAGAACGGCAGTGCCATGCCCCACCCGGTCTCGGGGGCGGCGTCGGCGTACTTCTGGGCAGCGGTGGAGTCACCGGCGATGTAGAGGGTGCGGGTGCGGCGGGGGCCGCCGTAGGAGGAGGCGGTGGCGTGCGCGGGGGAAGCGGCGGCGACGGGGATGGCGGCGATGAGCGCCGCGGCGGCGACCTGTCTGCGGGTGAGGGACATGGGGGCGGCCTTTCAGGGCGGTGTTTCGGGGTCTTTCGGCAGTGCCTCTTACTTCGGGTGCGGGGGGTTGAGGGGGTGAGGGGTGGGCCGGCGGCGGGGCGCGATCGGTGTCCGCCGCCGGCCCTGTCCGGTGGGGCGTGGGGGGGAATCAGCGGGCCGGGGTCAGCCCTTCTGCTCGTTCCATTCCTTCTGGGCCTCGTTGAGCTGCTCGGCCATCTTGTCCAGGAAGTCCCTGGCACTCATGTCGCCGAGCAGGACCTTCTGGAAGCTGGGCTCGTTGTCGGCCTTGGAGATGGTGTTCCAGTCCGGCAGGTAGTACGGCAGCTGGACGATGGTGGTGGAGCCGTCGTTGAGGGCCTCGGCGGCGAGCTTGGTCGGCTCGGCCTCGGAGATCCAGGCGTCCTTGGCGGCTTCCGTGTGGGACGGGATGGCGCCGGCCGACTCGTTCCACTTGGAGTTGGACTCGTGCGAGGCGGCGAACTCGATGAACTTCCAGGCGGCCTCCTTGTTCTTGGAACTCTTGAACAGGCCGAGACCGTCGACGGGGTTGGAGACCTGCACGCGCTTGCCGCCGGGGCCGGTGGGCTGCGGGATGCCGCGGAACTTGTCGGTGCCGAGCGCCTTCACGTGGTCCTGGTAGGAGCCCAGGTTGTGGTTCAGCATTCCGATCGTGCCGGAGTCCCACTGGGCGACCATCTTGGTGAAGTCGTTGTTGAGGTCGGCGGCCGGCGTGTACTTCTTGTACAGGTCGGCGTACTTCTCCAGCGCTTCGACGTTCTTCGGGTCGTTGAGGGTGGTCTTCTCGCCGCCGGCGTCCCAGAAGGACGTGATGCCGGACTGCCCGTACATCGCGTCCAGCGCCTGCGCGATGGAGCCCGCGCCGCCGCGGATGGTGTAACCGAACTCGTTCTTCTTGACGGCGGTGAGCTTCTCGGCGGCCTCGTAGAACGCGTCCCAGGTGGTGGGCGCGTCCAGGCCCGCCTTGTCGAACAGGTCGGTGCGGTAGTAGAGGGTGCCGTTGTTCGCGGAGGTCGGGATCGTGAACATGGTGTCGTCGGATCCGCCGGCCACCTTGACCGACTCGACCATGGCCTCGTTGAGCTTGCCGTCGAGGGAGGACTCGGCCAGGCGGTCTTCCAGCGGCTCCAGCGCGTCCTGCGCCGCGATGCCCGCGAGCATGGCCGCGCCGACGCCGCCGACGTCGGGCAGGCCGCCGCCCTGGATGGCGGTGTCGTATTTCGACTGCACCTCGGTGGAGGGGATCCCGACGTAGTCGACCTCGATGTCCGGGTTCGCCTTCTCGAAGTCGGCGATGATCTCCTTCCAGATGTCGGTGCGGACACCGCCGTTGTTGTCCCAGAAGACGATCTTCCCGGTGCCGCTGCCCTCGGCTCCGTCACCCCCACCGCTGCCGTCGTCGCCGCAGGCGGTGGCGGTCAGGGCGAGCACGGCCCCCAGGGCGACGGCAGCCGACGTCCGGCGCCTTCCTGTGCTGGTGCTGCGATTGCTGATCTTCATTGGTCGGCTCTCTTCTTTCTGGATCCAACGGAGATGTGCGGGTGTGGGGGTGTCAGTGCCGGTCGTACGGCGCCCAGCCGTCCGACCCGTTCAGGTAGCGGGCGACGGTGTACGACCGTGCCTCGGCGTCACTGAGCTGCGGCCGGTCCGCCGTCACGGCCGCGCCGGGCCCGTAGTTGCCGTACTCGGCGAACCGCGCGTCCCGCCAGGAGAAGCCGCTCATGTCGGTCCACGGCGAGGCCTTGATCGCGGCGGGCAGCTTCGTGTCCCGGATCAGCACCTGGGCGATGGCGTCCGGCTGGCCGCCCGGGTGCCAGGGCCGCCCCAGGTGGAACGATCCGGCGGGTGCGTCGCTGAGGATCTCCGACCGGGTGATCAGGAACCCGTACGGGTTGTCCTTCCAGGTCGAGGCGGCGGTGATGTAGCCGTTGTTCGTCGCCGATCCCCGGCTCAGCGCCCGTATCACCGACCGCTCGATGACGGTGGTGGCCCGCCCGTAGACGAAGTCGACGTCGCCCTCGATGTACGAGTCGCGGACGTAGACCCGGCTGACGGTGGTCAGCCTGGGGCTGTCGGTCATCAGGGTGTCCTGGTTACCCAGGAACGCGGTGTCCTCGAAGACGATCCGGTCGCCGGTCGTCTTCATCGCCAGCGCCTGCTCGCCCTTCAACTCGTGCGCGGCCTCGTCGAAGTCGTTGCTGAAGGTGAGGTTGCGTGCGGTGACGTCGCTCGCGGCGATCCGGACGGTCGCGCTCCCGGTGGAGCCGCCGTACTCGGCGGGTGTGTCGTAGACGATGACGGTGTCCGAGCGGTCCTGTCCAGTCCCCCGCAGCACGATCTTCGGCTTGTCCGCGGGAACGAGCACCTTCTCGCGGTACGTGCCGGGCGCGACCGCGATGGTCACGGGCACGTCGTTGCCGGACGGCACGGCGTCCACGGCCGACTGCACGGTCGGGTACGCCGCGGGGACGTGCAGCGTCACCGCGTCGCCGATCCGCTTCTGCGGGCCGGAGAAGCGCTTGACCAGCGCGGGGACGGCTGCGGCCGGGTCGAGGCGGTAGTCGTAGAACGCCCGTGGGTCGAAGGCGTCACCCCGGGTGTCGTGCCGCCCCGTGGTGTTCCTCAGGATCGAGCCGCGCTGCACCAGCTCGGCCGTGGCATCGGCCTGGTGGGGGTGCTGAACGCCGTCGTAGTAGCTGTTCTCGATGACCATCTCGGTCCTGCCGCGCGCCCAGCTGCCGTAGGTCCACTGCGGGTCGCCGTCGGCCACCTGACGGGAGAAGTAGTTGTTGTACAGGTGCGCGTAGGCACAGTTGTCGGCGGACGGATTGCGCTGTTTCGTCCCCGTGAACCAGTTGTGGTCGATGGTGATCTGCGTCTTGGCGTTGTCCGTCCAGCCGATGCCGAAGGCCTTGTTGTGGTCGGCGAACCGGTTGTAGGAGACGGTGATGTACTCGCTGTCCTTGCGCACGTCGAGCAGGCCGTCGCCCATGCGCGTGAAGCGGTTGTGATCGATCCAGACGTGGTGGACGGAGTCCATCTGGATGGCGTCGAAGTCGGTGGTCTTGCCGTCCCAGTCGCCCTTGACGTAGGAGTCCCGGATCGTCAGGTTGCGGATGATGACGTTGTGGGTGCCGGGTTTGAGGTGCAGCTCGCCGTGGACGATCTCGCCGGTGTCGCCCACGCCGATGACGGTCTTGTCGGACGCCACCACGATGTCCGAGCCGAAGGGTTCGACGGCGATCGAGCCCTTGACGCGGATGACGTACGGTTCCTCGGCCGCCGCGTACCGGGCCAGCGAGGCCTGGTCGGTGACCGTGACGACCTTGCCGCCCGCCCCTCCGGTGGTGCCGCCGTCGAGGGAGGCGAAGCCGTGCGGCCGGTCGGTGAAGCGGTCGGCGGTCGTGGTGGCCGGCGTGGTCCGCGCCGTGTCCGCGGTGGGGGCGGCCTTCGCCTCCCCCACCGCCCCCAGGGCCAGGGCGGCGACCAGGCCGAACACGGCGGCCATGGTTCTGCCGGATCCTGGCAAGCGCTTGCTTCGGAGGTGCGTCATTGCGGCTCCCAACAGGCGGGGTGGTGACGGGTTACAGGGGTCTGATCCGGAACTGCGTGAAGGTGGCCGCGCCGGCGTGTCCGGGGCCGGCGGGCGCGAGGGCGAACAGGCCGAGCAGGGCGCCGACCCAGCGCCACGGGGTGGCGGCGAAGACCTGACCGGAGGGACGTAATCCGTCCCCGACGTCGCAGGAGAAGCGACAGCGGGCACCGACGCCGATCTCGATGCGCAGCCGGGCCCGGCCCTCGGGCGCCTCCCGGGGGTGCGCGGCGTCCCGTTCCCGCTCGGCGACCGCCTCGGCGAACCGGTGCACCAGACGCACGGTCCCGTCCGCGCCCCGCTGGAGCCCGATCCAGCCGAACGCGTCCCCGAGGACCGCGAGTCCGGCGCGCGCGCCCGGCTCCTCGCTGTGGAGACACAGGTCCACCTCGACCACGCAGGGCGTGCCGGGCAGCCGCTGGGTGAGGACGTGCGGCAGTGTGCGCAGGTCGTGCGCGTCGGCCGAGCGGACACAGATGAGCCGGAGCCCGTCGCCGGAGTGCTGGGTGGCCCGGCCGTCCTTCGGGTTGGCCGTCCACTGCCACTGACGGCCGTAGCGGCCCCCGGGGAAGTCGTCGTCGGTGGCGGGCGCGGCGGGCGGCTGCGGCGGCAGGTCGGGCCGCCGGTGTACCGCGACGGGGGCGCCGTCGTCGCCCAGCACCGGCCAGCCGTCCGGGCCCCAGCGCATCGGCTGGAGGTGGACGACCCTGCCGTAGGCGCCGCGCTGCTGGAAGTGCAGGAACCAGTCCTCGCCGGACGGGGTGCGCACCCAGCCGCCCTGGTGCGGCCCGTTGACGTCGGTGTCATTCTGCTCCAGGACGATTCTCTCCTCGTACGGCCCGAAGAAGCCGCGCGAGCGGAAGGCACCCTGCCAGCCGGTCTCCACTCCCCCGGCGGGCGCCAGGATCCAGAACCAGCCGTCGTGCTGGTAGAGCTTGGGCCCTTCGAGGGTGAACCAGCCGGGTATGCGGTCGCCGTCGACGATCACCTTGCCCCCGTCGAGGAGTTCGGTGCCGTCGGGGTGCATCCGGTGGCCGGTGAGGCGGTTCTTTATGCCGGAGCGCGACTTGGCCCAGGCGTGCACGAGGTACGCCTCGCCGGTCTCGTCGTCCCACAGGGGGCAGGGGTCGATCAGGCCCTTGCCCTCCTTGATGAGGTGCGGGCGGGTCCAGGGTCCCCGGATCTCAGGGGCGTTGACCTGGAAGACGCCCTGGTCGGGGTCGCCCCAGAAGATCCAGAAGCGGTCGTCGTGATACCTCAGTGAGGGGGCCCAGACGCCGCAGTCGTGGCGGGGTTTCGCGAACTCCTTCGCCGGTTCCAGGTGTTGCAGGGCATGCCCGACCAGGGTCCAGTTGACCAGGTCGCGGGAGTGCAGCAGCGGCAGGCCGGGTGCGCGGCCGAAACTGGAGGCGGTCAGGTAGAAGTCGTCGCCGACGCGGACGACGTCCGGGTCGGACCAGTCGGCGTCGAGGATCGGGTTGCGGTACGTGACGTCGGTCTGCTCGGCGCTCACGGGCTCACCGCCTTCCGGGCGAGGGACGCGGCCTCGTCCCGGCCGAGGCGGCCGTCGGCCACGACGGTGACGATCCTGCGGACGACGGTCTCACCGGGCGCGATCGGCAGCCGCTCGTCGTACGCGAGGGACGGCCCCACGCCCGGGTATTCGGCGGTGCGGACGAACCACGGGTCCCGGCGGGTCCGCTCCGTGGCCCCGGCGAAGACCAGCGTCCAGGTGGAGCCGGCCAGGGCGAGCCAGTCGGCGCGCCTGCCGTGGACCTCGGCCTCGCCCTCGGTGTCGGCGGTGAAGACGTCCGGGGCCTCGGATTCCTTGCGGGCCCGCCAGAAGAAGCCGCCGTAGGCCGCGCCCGGGCGACCGTTGGTGGCGGGGCTGCCCATGGACAGCGGGCCCGGGGTGACGTTGGCGAGGGAGAAGGTGAGATCCAACGCCCAGGCGGAGTCGGTGAGTTCGGTGGCCGCGACCGTGCGGCGTTCACGCAGCAGCTCGCCTCCCGCGGCCACCCAGCGCAGCTCCTCCACGAAGCCGTCGGGGTCGCGCAGCTGGAAGGTGGTGTGCCGCTGGGAGCCGTGGTTGTCCAGCTCGGTCGGGCCCTGGTCGCGGACGAAGGTGCGCCCGCCCCAGAAGTTGTACCCCTCGACGTCGGGAACGGCGACACCGACGCCGAGGTGGTGTGCGTGGTCGGCCGGGCTGAGCTCGGTCACGGCCGTGCCGGCCAGGGTGGTGACAGGGTGCAGGTACGGGCGCGGGGAGAGCCGGGCCGGCAGCTCGGGTCGGGTGACGTACCGGCCCACCGGTCGGCCCGCGACGCGCAGAACCGCGGTGTCGTTGCTGGTCATCGGCTACTCACCTCCTTCTGGCGCGTGGTCGGCAGCGCCCAGGGGGCGCCCAGCTCGGAGTACAGGGAGAGAGTGTCGGCGGTGGCCGCGACCAGTTGGTCGATGCCGGGCACGACCCTGCGGTCCTCGCCGGGGATCCGGTGCCAGGCGGTGTCGGGCAGCGGGGCCGGGTCGGGGGCCTGCCGGATCGCCTCGACGACCTTCATGAAGGCGCCCGTCTCGTCCGGGGTGACCAGCAGGTCGGCGCCGGTGGTGAGGTGCGCGACGAGGTTCTCCAGCAGGTCGGTGCGGCCGTGCTCGAACTCCTCCGGGCCGTGGTCGGCGCGCTGGAGCAGGAGGCGGTCCTGCTTGTACCAGAAGGTGATCCGGCCGCTGCTGCCGTGCACCAGGACGTACGGCTCGTCGGCCCGCTCGGCGCACAGGGTCGCGGCGACCGTGACCGGGTGGCCCTGGGCTGTGGTGATCCGGACGCAGGAGGTGTCGTCGGACTCGATGTCGTTGGCCCGCAGCAGCTCGGTCTCGATGCCGGTGACATCTTCGGCGCGTGTGTTGCCGCCGAGCGCGAGGGCGGTGGCGACGGCGTGCGCGAGGGGGTTGGTCAGCGCCCCGTCGACGACGTCGGCGCCGTTCAACCGCCGCCTGCCCGCCCACGGCGCACGGCGGAAGTATGCCTCGTCGCGTACCCAGGCCCCGGCCCCGCCGAGCCCGACGAGCTGGCCGATCGCTCCCCGGGCGACCAGCTCGCGGATCGCGGGCAGGGCGTGCGAGCCCAGCGACTGGAACCCGATCTGGCAGGCGACACCGGCCTCGGCGACCCCGTCGGCCATGCGGCGGTACTCGGCGTACGAGGGGGCGGGCGGCTTCTCCAGCAGGATGTGCACGCCCCGTTCGGCCGCCGTGAGCGCCAGGTCGGTGTGGGTCGGGATCGGTGTGCAGATCACGGCGATCCGGGCTCCGGTGGACCGGAGCAGGGCGCCGAAGTCGGCGGACTGCTCGGGGAGTCGGCCGACGAACTCCTCCTCGGTCAGTGGGGTCAGCTCGCAGACGCCGGCCAGCCGTACCAGGCCCTTGCGCTGCAGGCGGCGGATGTTCTCGACGTGCCAGCGGCCGTGGCCGCGGGCGCCGGCGAGGACGACGGGCAGGGGTGCGCTCATGGGATCCTCCCCGCTCCCGCGCCGCGGGCCACCGCTCGGTCGGCCGCCTCGGCGCTGTCGATCACTGTGTGCAGGGTCGGCGTCCAGCCGACATCGGCGGTCAGGTCGCGTTCGCTGCCCGAGTTGTAGGCGTTGTGGATGGCGAGCAGATCGACCGGATAGCCGTTGAAGAGAGTGCCGCTCTGATGCAGGGCGCTGCCGTTCCAGCTCTTGACCAGGTCGGCGGCCTCGACGTGGCCGGGCGTGGTGAAGGCGTTGTTCTCGGCGTAGAGGGCGGACTCGGTGCCCACGCCGAGGGAGTAGCGGTAGGGCGCGCCGTCGGGGACGACGTACCGGTTGTTGTAGAGGTGCACCTGGCCGAAGCGGACCCGCGGCGCGCGTTGTACGACCGACCTGAACTCGTTGTGGTGCAGGGTGACGCGGAGCTTGCCGCGGTCGCCGGTGGCCGAGTCGCTGTTGCCGATGAGCATCGCCTTGTCGTGGCCCTCGAACCGGCTCCAGGAGACGGTGACGAGGTCGGAGGCGTTGGTGATGTCCAGCAGGCCGTCGTGGCGCAGGTAGTTCCGGGCGAAGTAGGTGGGCTCCGCCGCGTCGGGGTGGCCCTTGTCGGACAGGGTGACGTGGTCGATCCAGACGTGCGTGGCGCCACGCAGCCAGATGTTGTCGTAGGCCGTCTTCCAGTCGCCGAGGCCGCCGGTGTTGGGCTGCCAGGCGGGGAAGCAGTCGTAGGCGTCGCGCAGGTCGAGGTTGCGGACGATGACGTTGTCCGCGCCCTTGAGCTGGAGGCTGGCGCCCTTGACGACCGCCGGGTTCCTGGGGCCGCCGAGCCCGACGATGGTGGTGTTGGAGCCGACGGTCAGCTCGATGCGTTCGGCCTGCCGGGCCGCCGACGCCCGGCGGGCCTCCTCCTGCGTGCCGCTGGGCTTGGCCGAGCCCCAGGTGCGGGGGTCGTAGGCGGCCAGGTACTTCTTCGGGCTGTAGCCGTCGGTGGCGTAGTCGGCGCAGCCCAGGCGGTCGCCGTCGTCGTCGGTGTTGGCGTCGATGGTCCCGGCGACCTTGATGATCTTCGGGGTGTCGCTGCCTCCGTCCAGGGCACGGACCAGCTCGGCGCGGTCGGTGACCGTGTACACGTGGTCGTCGTCGGCCGCGGCGCCGCCGGTGGTGCCGGTGCCGTGCGCTGCCCAGCCGTCGTTGGCGGGCAGGGTGTCGCGGCTGATGTCACGGGCCTCGGCGTGCGCGGGTACGCAGAGCAGCCCCAGCAGGACGCCGGCCACGGCGAGGTGACGTGCTCTCATCCCTTCACCGCTCCCGCGCTGAACCCGGTGATCAGCCACTTCTGGATGAAGGCGAACACGATCACCACGGGCACGGCCGCGATGATGCCGCCGGCGGCGAGGGCGCCGAGGTCGACGCTGTCCGCGCCCATCAGGGTGTTGAGGCCGACCGGGATGGTCTGCTTGTCCTGGTTGTTGAGGAACATCAGGGCGAACAGGAAGTGGTTCCAGGAGTGCACGAAGGCGAAGGAGCCGACGGCGATCAGACCGGGCCGCAGCAGCGGCAGGACGACGATCCGGAAGGCCTTGAACCGGTTGCAGCCGTCGACCCAGGCGGCCTCCTCCAGGGAGTACGGCACGTTCTTGATGAAGTTGCTGATCAGGATCATCGACAGCGGCAGCTGGAAGACCGTCTCGGCGATGATGACGCTGCCGAGCGAGTTGATCATCTGCAGCTCGGCGAAGATCTCGAACAGCGGGACCAGCAGCAGCGCACCGGGCACGAACTGGGAGCACAGCAGGGCCAGCATGAAGAGCTGCTTGATCTTGAAGTTGAACCGGGCGAGGGCGTAGCCGCCGGCCAGCGCGACCAGGGTCGTCATGACCAGCGTGGCGATGCCGACGAGCACGCTGTTCTGGAAGTAGACGCCGAAGCTGCGCTCCGTCCACACCTTCTCGAAGTGGTCGAAGGTCATCGGCCAGGGCACCAGCGAGGTGGAGCCTGCCGGACGCAGCGAGAACAGCAGGATCCAGTAGAACGGGATCAGAGTGAAGACGAGGTAGATGCCCAGGGGCAGGTAGATCTGCCAGCGGGGTGCCTCGTCCCAGGCTCGGTGGGGTTTGCGCACCGGCCGCGGCGGTTCGGGGGCCGCGGGTGCGGGGGCGGGCGCGGCCTTGGTGGCCACCTTGGTGCTCACTTGTTCTCGCCTCCGAACTTGCTCACCCGCAGATAGATGATCGAGCAGAAGAGCAGGATCACGAACGCGACCGTGGTCAGGGCCGACGCGTAGCCGAAGTTGTGGGACTCGACGCTGGTGTGGGCGACGTACAGCGGCAGCGTCGTGGTGACACCCGCGGGTCCGCCGCCGGTCAGGGTGTAGAGCAGGTCGACGTTGTTGAACTCCCACACCGCGCGCAGCAGCGTGGACAGGATGATGGCGTCCTTCAGATGCGGCAGGGTGATGTGCCAGAACTGCTTGAGCCGGCTGGCCCCGTCGACCTCGGCGGCCTCGTAGAGGTCCTTCGAGACGGACTGGAGGTCGGCGAGGATGAGGATCGCGAAGAAGGGCACGCCGCGCCACAGGTCGGCGACGATCGCCGCCGGGAACACGGTCGAGGTGTCCGACAGCCAGCTGGTGCCGTAGGAGCCGATGCCCATGTCCGCGAGGTAACGGGTGATGCCGGTCTGGGAGTTGTAGAGCAGCACCCAGATGGCGGAGGTCAGCACGCCGGAGACGGCCCACGGGGAGAAGACCATGGCGCGTCCCAGGCCCCGGCCGACGAAGGTCTGGTTGACGATGAGGGCCAGCGCCAGGCCGAACATCAGTTGCAGGCCGACTTCGACGAAGACCCACTTGGCGCTGAAGACGAGGCTGTCCCAGAACAGCGGGTCGTCGGTGAAGATGCGGACGAAGTTGTCGAAGCCCGCGTAGCCGTTCCGCCACGGCTTGGTGGGGTTGTAGTTCTGCAGGCTGTAGTAGAAGACGCTGATGACCGGGTAGGCGATGAAGCCCAGCATGAGCAGGGCGGCCGGCGCGATCAGCAGGTACGGGAGCCTGCGCGGCGTGGCGGAGGCACGGCGTCGCCGGGGTGGCGCGGGCGGTTTCGCCACGGCTGCGGCTTGGGCCATGACTGTTCTCCGTTTCTCGGTACGTCGTGCGGGGCTGTGCGTGTGTGGTGCGGGCGTCTTGCGTTCTTGTCGGGGTGAAGCGCTTTCTCGGTGGGCAGGGCTGTGCGGTCCTGGCGGTTCAGCCCGCGTACGGGTCCCGCACCCTGCCCGGCCGGGCGAGGAACTCGAAGTCGCAGCCGGTGTCGGCCTGGGTGATCTGCTCGTTGTAGAGCGCGCCGTAGCCGCGCTCGTACCGCGCGGGCGGCGGCGTCCACTGAGCCCTGCGGCGCTCCAGCTCCTCGTCGTCCACATCGAGCCGGAGCGTCCTGTTCGCCACGTCGAGCGTGATCGGGTCCCCGGTCCGCACCAGGGCCAGCGGCCCGCCGACGTACGACTCGGGTGCCACGTGCAGCACGCACGCGCCGTAGCTCGTGCCGCTCATGCGGGCGTCGGAGATCCGCACCATGTCCCGTACGCCCTGCTTGAGCAGGTGGTCGGGCAGGGGCAGCATCCCGTACTCGGGCATGCCCGGACCGCCCTTGGGCCCGGCGTTGCGCAGCACGAGCACACTGTCGGCGGTGATGCCGAGGGACGGGTCGTTGATGGTCCGCTGCATCGTCCTGTAGTCGTCGAAGACGACCGCGGGACCGGTGTGCCTCAGCAGGTGCGGCTCGGCGGAGATGTGCTTGATGACGGCACCGTCCGGGCAGAGGTTGCCGCGCAGGACGGCGACCCCGCCCTCGGTGGCGACCGGGTTGTCCCGGGGCCGGATGACGTCGTCGTTGTGGACCTGCGCGTCTTCAAGCTGTTCGCGCAGGGTGTCGTGGGAGACGGTGGGACGGTCCAGGTGCAGCAGGTCCGGTATCCGGGAGAGGAACCCGGGCAGGCCGCCCGCGAAGTGGAAGTCCTCCATCAGGTAGGTGTGTCCGCCGGGCCGTACGTTGGCCAGCACCGGAACCGTGCGGGCGACGCGGTCGAAGTCGTCGAGGGTGAGCTTGACGCCCGCCCGGCCGGCCATGGCGATCAGGTGGATGACCGCGTTGGTCGAGCCGCCGAGTCCGAGGACGGTGGTGACGGCGTCCTCGAAGGCCTCGGCGGTGAGGATGTCGTTCAGCTTGCGGTCCTTGTGGACCAGTTCGACGATCCTCAGTCCGGCAGCGGCTGCCATGCGGTCGTGCCCGGAGTCGACGGCCGGGATGCTCGACGCGCCCGGGACCGTGACCCCGAGGACCTCGGCGGCGGCGGTCAGTGTGGACGCCGTGCCCATGGTCATGCAGTGGCCGGGCGAGCGCGCGAGGCCGCTCTCCAGCTCCTGCATCTCGCAGTCGCCGATGAGGCCGGCGCGCCGGTCGTCCCAGTACTTCCACATGTCGGTGCCGGAGCCGAGGATCTCGTTGCGCCAGTGGCCCGGGAGCATGGGCCCGGCCGGGACGAAGACCGTCGGCAGGTCGACGGACGCGGCCCCCATGAGCAGGGCGGGCGTCGACTTGTCGCAGCCGCCCATCAGCACGGCCCCGTCGACCGGGTACGAACGCAGCAGCTCCTCCGTCTCCATCGCGAGCATGTTGCGGTAGAGCATCGGGGTCGGCTTCTGGAACGTCTCGGAGAGGGTCGAGACCGGGAACTCGAGCGGGAAGCCACCGGCCTGCCACACGCCCCGCTTCACCGCCTGCGCGCGATCACGCAGGTGGACGTGGCAGGGGTTGATGTCCGACCAGGTGTTGAGGATCGCGATGACGGGCTTGCCGAGGTGCTCCTCGGGCAGGTAGCCGAGCTGGCGGGTGCGGGCGCGGTGGCTGAAGGAGCGGAGTCCATCGGTGCCGTACCACTGGTGGCTTCTGAGGTCTTCGGGACGCTTCCTGTCGGTCATATGGACCACCCGGCCGCGATGGCGGCGACCTCGGCGCGCTCGCTCCCGGGCAGCGGTGTGCTCGGCGGTCGGACCTCCCGGCGGCACAGCCCGAGGGAGGCGAGGGCCTCCTTGACGACGGTGACGTTGTTGGCGGAGCCGCTCTCGGCCCGCAGCTCCTCGAAGCGGCGGATCTGCTCCCAGACCTTCATGGCGGCCGGGTAGTCGCCGGAGCGCAGCGCTTCGATCATGTTCAGGGAGACGGCCGGGGCGACGTTGACGAGCCCCGAGGTGAAGCCGGTGGCGCCCGCGGAGAAGTAGGACGGGGCGTACGGCTCGGCGAGCCCTGCCACCCACACGAAGCGTTCGAGCCCCGCGTCCCGGGCGAACGCGGCGAACCTGGCGGCGTCCGGGACCGCGTACTTCACGCCGATGACGTTCGGGCAGGTGTCGGCGAGTTCGGCGAGGCGGGCGCCGGTGAGCCGCGCGTTGCGGATGTACGGGACGACGCCCAGCCCGGGCACCGCCTCGGCGATGGCCCGGTGGTAGTCGACCCAGCCGGCCTGGGAGACGTACGGGTGGACGGGCTGGTGGACCATCACCATCTGCGCGCCGAGCTCGCGGGCGTGCCGCGCGGAGGCGACGGCGGTAGGGACGTCGTGTCCGACGCCGACCAGGATGGCGGCCCGCTCCCCGGCCTCGTCGACGGTCAGCTCGGTGACCTGGCGCCGCTCTTCCGGCGTCAGGGCGTAGAACTCGCCGGTGTTGCCGTTGGGGGTGAGGGTCGTGATGCCACCGTCGAGCAGACGGCGCAGCAGGGCCCGGTAGGTGGCGGCGTCGACGGAGCCGTCCTCGGCGAACGGGGTCACCGGGATCGCCACCACGTCGGCCAGGGCCGCTCGCTGGGTCTCGAACGCCACGCTGCTCATTGCTGACCTTCCTGTTCCAGTGCTGCCTGGGGGAACGCGCGCTGCACGAAGGACGCGATGTGGGCGTGGAGAGCGCGCGCCGCGCCGTCCGCGTCGCCGTCCAGGGCGAGGCGGAGGATCTCCCGGTGCTCGTCGGCCTCTCGCTC
Coding sequences:
- a CDS encoding PmoA family protein; translation: MTSNDTAVLRVAGRPVGRYVTRPELPARLSPRPYLHPVTTLAGTAVTELSPADHAHHLGVGVAVPDVEGYNFWGGRTFVRDQGPTELDNHGSQRHTTFQLRDPDGFVEELRWVAAGGELLRERRTVAATELTDSAWALDLTFSLANVTPGPLSMGSPATNGRPGAAYGGFFWRARKESEAPDVFTADTEGEAEVHGRRADWLALAGSTWTLVFAGATERTRRDPWFVRTAEYPGVGPSLAYDERLPIAPGETVVRRIVTVVADGRLGRDEAASLARKAVSP
- a CDS encoding Gfo/Idh/MocA family oxidoreductase; its protein translation is MSAPLPVVLAGARGHGRWHVENIRRLQRKGLVRLAGVCELTPLTEEEFVGRLPEQSADFGALLRSTGARIAVICTPIPTHTDLALTAAERGVHILLEKPPAPSYAEYRRMADGVAEAGVACQIGFQSLGSHALPAIRELVARGAIGQLVGLGGAGAWVRDEAYFRRAPWAGRRRLNGADVVDGALTNPLAHAVATALALGGNTRAEDVTGIETELLRANDIESDDTSCVRITTAQGHPVTVAATLCAERADEPYVLVHGSSGRITFWYKQDRLLLQRADHGPEEFEHGRTDLLENLVAHLTTGADLLVTPDETGAFMKVVEAIRQAPDPAPLPDTAWHRIPGEDRRVVPGIDQLVAATADTLSLYSELGAPWALPTTRQKEVSSR
- a CDS encoding pectate lyase → MRARHLAVAGVLLGLLCVPAHAEARDISRDTLPANDGWAAHGTGTTGGAAADDDHVYTVTDRAELVRALDGGSDTPKIIKVAGTIDANTDDDGDRLGCADYATDGYSPKKYLAAYDPRTWGSAKPSGTQEEARRASAARQAERIELTVGSNTTIVGLGGPRNPAVVKGASLQLKGADNVIVRNLDLRDAYDCFPAWQPNTGGLGDWKTAYDNIWLRGATHVWIDHVTLSDKGHPDAAEPTYFARNYLRHDGLLDITNASDLVTVSWSRFEGHDKAMLIGNSDSATGDRGKLRVTLHHNEFRSVVQRAPRVRFGQVHLYNNRYVVPDGAPYRYSLGVGTESALYAENNAFTTPGHVEAADLVKSWNGSALHQSGTLFNGYPVDLLAIHNAYNSGSERDLTADVGWTPTLHTVIDSAEAADRAVARGAGAGRIP
- a CDS encoding carbohydrate ABC transporter permease; protein product: MSTKVATKAAPAPAPAAPEPPRPVRKPHRAWDEAPRWQIYLPLGIYLVFTLIPFYWILLFSLRPAGSTSLVPWPMTFDHFEKVWTERSFGVYFQNSVLVGIATLVMTTLVALAGGYALARFNFKIKQLFMLALLCSQFVPGALLLVPLFEIFAELQMINSLGSVIIAETVFQLPLSMILISNFIKNVPYSLEEAAWVDGCNRFKAFRIVVLPLLRPGLIAVGSFAFVHSWNHFLFALMFLNNQDKQTIPVGLNTLMGADSVDLGALAAGGIIAAVPVVIVFAFIQKWLITGFSAGAVKG
- a CDS encoding sugar ABC transporter permease translates to MAQAAAVAKPPAPPRRRRASATPRRLPYLLIAPAALLMLGFIAYPVISVFYYSLQNYNPTKPWRNGYAGFDNFVRIFTDDPLFWDSLVFSAKWVFVEVGLQLMFGLALALIVNQTFVGRGLGRAMVFSPWAVSGVLTSAIWVLLYNSQTGITRYLADMGIGSYGTSWLSDTSTVFPAAIVADLWRGVPFFAILILADLQSVSKDLYEAAEVDGASRLKQFWHITLPHLKDAIILSTLLRAVWEFNNVDLLYTLTGGGPAGVTTTLPLYVAHTSVESHNFGYASALTTVAFVILLFCSIIYLRVSKFGGENK